In Pseudomonas sp. FP1742, the DNA window TTCCCGATGCGGAGAAAAGCCCGCTGAGCATTCGCGCCAAGGCGCTGGTGTTCGTCGATCCGCGTTCCCGGCAATTGCGCCAGGAGCTGGAACAGCTGGCGCCACGTTCGATCTCGGTGTTGATTCGCGGTGAAACCGGCAGCGGTAAAGAATTGCTGGCGCGGCATATCCATCGCGCCAGTGACCGTGGCGGGTTGTTCGTCTCAGTCAATTGCGGCGCGATCAGCCCGACTTATGCCGACGCTGAACTGTTCGGCTATGCCGCTGGCAGTTACAGCGGTTCGGCCAGCAGTCGTGCCGGCTGGTTCGGCTCGGCCAACGGCGGCACCCTGTACCTGGACGAGATCGGCGACCTGCCGCTGCCGATCCAGATCAAATTGCTCGCGGCCCTGGAAAACCACGAAGTCACCCGCGTCGGCGCGCACCAGCCGAGCCCGGTGGACGTGCGTCTGGTGGCGGCCACCAGCATCGATCTGGCCCAGGCAGTGGCTGCCGGAAAATTCCATGAGCGGCTTTATCACTACCTCAGCGAGGGCCAGCTGGAACTGCCGGCCTTGCGTGAGCGGGTGGGCGATATTTTGTCGCTGGCCGAATACTTCCTCGGCATCTACAGCCAACGCCTCGACCTGCCGGTGCCACTGATCAGCGAAGCCGCGCAGCAGTTGCTGGAGCAACACAGTTGGCCGGGCAACACCCGGGAGCTGGAGAACGTCATTCACTTTGCGCTGCTGGTGAGTACCGGCGACGAGATTTTGCCGGAGCATTTGAATCTGCCCGAGGCGCCGGCGTCGTTGCTGCAGATCGAGCGGCTAATCGCGCAAGTGAGCAAAAATGGCACGACCGCCGAGCGTTCGGCACTAAAGGACTTACTCGAAAGCTTGAGCCGAACGCTGTAGACCTGGGGGGGCGGGCTGGCTCGCGAAGGTGGTGTGCCAGGCAACATTAATGTCGACTGACAGCCCGCTTTCGCGAGCAAGCCCGCTCCCACAGAGGTTGTGGGGGTGGTTTTGTTTTATGAGCAAAATGGAATATGAAAGTGAATAAAAGATATTGTTCTGGAATAAAAAATCCCGGTATTGTCCGCGTCACGCCAGCGATAGCACTTCACTGGCACCTAAACATCTAGCCGTCGTCGATGATGACCGCGATTTTCGATAAGGACACTGCATGAAAAAGGTTCTGTTGTTCACCGCATTGGCGGCTGCCCTGACCGCGGGCCTGGCCCAGGCTGGCGAGAAACTGGTGGTTGCGGCGACGCCGATTCCACATGCCGAGATTCTTGAACTGATCAAGCCGACCCTCGCCAAAGAAGGCGTGGACCTGGAGATCAAAGTTTTCACCGACTACGTTCAGCCGAACGTGCAGGTCGACCAGAAGCGTCTGGACGCCAACTACTTCCAGACCCTGCCGTACCTGAAAAGCTTCAACGAAGGCAAAGGCACCAACCTGGTAACTGTGATCGGTGTGCACGTCGAACCGTTCGGCGGCTACTCGAAGAAAGTCAAAACCCTGGCTGAGCTGAAAGACGGCGCAACCATCGCCATCCCGAACGAAGGTAGCAACAGCGGCCGTGCCTTGATCCTGCTGCAGAAGGCTGGCCTGATCGAGTTGAAAGACCCGAAAAACGCTTTGGCCACCCCGAAAGACATCGCCAAGAACCCGCACAACTTCAAGTTCAAGGAACTGGAATCGGCCATGCTGCCGCGTGTTCTGGATCAGGTCGACCTGGACATGATCAACACCAACTACGCGCTGGACGCGGGCCTCAACCCGGCCAAAGACGCGCTGGTGATCGAAGGTGCCGATTCGCCTTACGTGAACTTCCTGGTGGCACGTCCAGACAACAAGGACAGCGTTGCCATCCAGAAACTGGCCAAGGCCCTGACCAGCCCGGAAGTGAAGGCGTTCATCGACAAGAAATACAGCGGCGCGGTACTGCCGGCGTTCTGATTGATCGCAGTCTCGAACCCCTTCAAGGTTTCAAACGCCGACGGCTACTACAGCGTCGGCGTTTTTTATTGAGGTGTGTTTCACCTGTGGCGAGGGGGCTTGTCGGAACGCCGCTTCGCCCCGTTCGGCTGCGCAGCAGTCGCCGATCAGTCCATGAGGTGTGTCAGAGGGAATCGGAATGCAGGTTTTAGGGCCGCTTCGCAGCCCAACGGGGGCAAGCCCCCTCGCCACAGCAAGTCCCCAGCCACAGGGAACCTGCTCTCGGTCTAGGCCTCTCTGGCCTTCAACGCCCTGCGCAGCGCCACCAGCAATTTCACGATGTCCTGCGGATCCAGCCGCGGCGGCACTTTTACGTCAGCCATGTTCTCTTCCTTGTGATGGTTCGGCCAGGGAGTCTGACCAAAAGCTGCACGTCCTTGGAGGGGCATTTTGAAAAAAAGATCCCTCCTACAGCGCAAGGGAAAATAGTCGTCTTCCCCTGCCGCCGCAAATCCGCAGGATAGTTTTTTGCGTGATATCAATATGCTTTAACGGTATTTAAATTCCTCTTTTTATACCTTTAAAGTCGGTGCCTGCCGGGTAGTTATCCACTGCCCATGGACTGCGCCATCGTCGCTTACCGAGCGGCGTACAGGATGTTCAATGACCTTCGATTACGCATTTATCCTCAGCACCCTGCCGGCGTTTCTCAAAGCCGTTGGCGTGACGCTGCAGGTCGGCTTGATCGCTATTGGCACTTCGTTGCTGGTGGCGCTGATCAACGCGACGATTCTGGTGTTCCGCACGCCTTATCTACAGCGCCTGGTCGGGCTGTATGTGGAGTTGGCGCGTAACACGCCATTGCTGATCCAGTTGTTCTTCGTCTACTTCGCCTTGCCGGTGCTGGGCATCAAGGTCTCGGGCTTTGCGGCGGCGATCATCACCATGACTTTTCTCGGCGGTGCCTATCTCACCGAAGTCCTGCGCGCCGGGGTGGATGCGGTGCCCCAGGCGCAACTTGAGTCCGGCCGTTCTATCGGCCTGTCCCACGGGCAATTGCTGCGCTACGTGATCCTTCCGCAAGCCGGGATCCTCAGCCTGCCGTCACTGTTCGCCAATTTCATTTTCCTGCTCAAGGAAACCACGGTGGTCTCGGCGGTGGCGGTGCCGGAGATTCTCTACACCACCAAGAGCTACATCGCGCTCTATTACAAAACCTACGAAATGCTCGCCGTGCTGACGCTGATTTGCGTGCTGCTGTTTTTACCGTTGTCGCTGCTGCTCAGCCGTCTGGAAAGGAGGCTCCAGCATGGCCAGTTCGGGTCTTGAGTTGCTCTGGGTGTCGTTGCCGCAACTGGGCAGGGGCGCTGCGCAAACCTTGTCGATCTCATTCCTGAGCATCGCCTTCAGCACCGTCGGCGGGGTGCTCTACGGCGTGTTGCGCACGCTGAATTCGACATGGCTCAACGCAATTTTGCGGGTCTATCTGGAACTGTTCCGGGCGATCCCGGTGCTGGTCTGGTTGTATTTGCTGTTCTTCGGCCTGCCGATTTTTTTCGGCCTGAGCATTCCGAGCTTCTGGTGCGCGGTGCTGGTGCTGTCGCTGTGGGGCGCCAGCGAAGTCGGGGAAGTGGTGCGCGGCGCCTTGCATTCATTGCCACGTGGGCAGCGTGAGGCGGGGTTGTCGATTGGCTTGAACGGCCCGCAACTCTACGGCTATGTGCTGCTGCCCCAGGCGCTGAAACGCATGACGCCGCCGACCATCAACGTCTACACGCGGATCATCAAGACCAGCTCCCTGGCGGTGCTGATCGGCGTGGTGGACGTGATCAAGGTCGGCCAGCAGATCATCGAGCGCACCTACGAATCGGTACTGATCTACGGCGCGCTGTTCCTGTTTTTCTTTTTCATCTGCTACCCGCTGTCAGCCGCTTCCCGCGTGCTGGAGCGGCGCTGGACGCAAGCATGAGCGCATTGATCGAGTTCAAGGGTTTCAACAAGTTTTTCGGTGAGCAGCAGGTGCTCAATGGCATCGACCTGAAGGTGAAAACGGGCGAAGTGATCGTCATCCTCGGCCCCAGCGGCTGTGGCAAAAGCACCTTGCTGCGCTGCCTCAACGGCCTGGAAGTCGCCCACAGCGGCAGTTTGAAATTCAACGGCCGCGAGCTGCTGGACAAGGGCACCGATTGGCGTGAAGTGCGTCAGCAGATCGGCATGGTGTTCCAGAGCTACCACCTGTTCCCGCACATGAGCGTACTCGACAATCTGTTGCTCGGCCCGCTGAAGGTGCAGAAACGCGAACGTCGCGAAGCCCGCGCCCAGGCCGAAGCCTTGCTGGCGCGCGTGGGCCTGTTGGACAAGCGCGACGCGTTCCCGCGTCAGCTCTCCGGTGGTCAGCAGCAACGCATCGCCATCGTCCGTTCGCTGTGCATGAATCCCCAGGTCATGCTCTTCGACGAAGTCACAGCCGCCCTCGACCCGGAGATGGTCAAGGAGGTACTCGAAGTGATTCAGGGGCTGGCCCGCGAAGGTATGACGCTGCTGATCGTCACCCACGAAATGGCCTTCGCCCGCGCCGTGGCCGACCGCATCGTATTCATGGACGCCGGGCGCATCCTTGAGCAACACCCACCCGAGATTTTCTTTACGAACCCGCAAACCGCACGAGCGCAGCAGTTCCTGGAGAAGTTCTCCTATGTCGCCGCACTACCCAAAACGACTCAAACAAAGGAACTGGAACTGCCATGAAAACTGCCAAGTCTTCTCTACTGCTACTCCCGCTGTTCGGCCTGGCGCTGCTGGCCGGTTGCAACAAAACCGAAGAACCGGCCAAGCCGAAAGTCGCCAGCGTCAGCAGCGCACCAGCCGGTTACCTGGAAAAGATCAAAGCCCGGGACAAGCTGATTGTCGGCGTGTTCACCGACAAACCGCCGTTCGGTTTTGTCGATGAGACCGGGCGCTACGTGGGGTTCGATACCGACATTGGTCGCCAATTCGCCAAGGATCTGTTGGGCGACGAGAGCAAGGTCGAGTTCGTGGCGGTGGAGCCGGCGAGCCGGATTCCGTTCCTGCAAAGCGACAAGGTCGACCTGATCCTGGCCAACATGACCGTCACCCCGGAGCGCAAGGACGCGGTGGACTTCACCAACCCGAACCTCAAAGTGGCGGTGCAGGCACTGGTGCCGCAGGCGAGTTCGGTGAAGACCCTCGATGACCTGGCAACCCGCACCACCATTGTCACCACGGGCACTACGGCGGACATCTGGCTGACCAAAAATCATCCGGACTGGAAACTGCTGAAATTCGAGAAAAACTCCGAGTCTCTGCAAGCCCTGGCCAATGGTCGCGGCGACGCTTATGCGCAGGACAATCTGGTGCTGTTCAGTTGGGCCAAACAAAACCCGGGCTACCGTGTACTGGAGCAGAAATTGGGTGCCGAAGCACCGATCGCCCCGGCGGTGAAGAAGGGCAACATCGAACTGCGCGATTGGGTGAATGCCGAGCTGGCGAAGCTGGGTGAGGAGAAGTACCTGCTCAAGCTGTACGACCAGTACGTGCGTAAAGAACTCAGCGATGACACCAGGCCTGAGAGCGTGATTGTCGAGGGTGGGAAGTGGCAGGGGTGATTCTCTCGGCCTTGTTGTGACCCTGCCACCGTCTTCGCGGGCAAGCCCGCTCCCACACTCGATCTTTAGTGGACACAAGATTTGTGTACGTCTCTGATCAAATGTGGGAGCGGGCTTGCCCGCG includes these proteins:
- a CDS encoding amino acid ABC transporter permease; the encoded protein is MTFDYAFILSTLPAFLKAVGVTLQVGLIAIGTSLLVALINATILVFRTPYLQRLVGLYVELARNTPLLIQLFFVYFALPVLGIKVSGFAAAIITMTFLGGAYLTEVLRAGVDAVPQAQLESGRSIGLSHGQLLRYVILPQAGILSLPSLFANFIFLLKETTVVSAVAVPEILYTTKSYIALYYKTYEMLAVLTLICVLLFLPLSLLLSRLERRLQHGQFGS
- a CDS encoding amino acid ABC transporter ATP-binding protein, which codes for MSALIEFKGFNKFFGEQQVLNGIDLKVKTGEVIVILGPSGCGKSTLLRCLNGLEVAHSGSLKFNGRELLDKGTDWREVRQQIGMVFQSYHLFPHMSVLDNLLLGPLKVQKRERREARAQAEALLARVGLLDKRDAFPRQLSGGQQQRIAIVRSLCMNPQVMLFDEVTAALDPEMVKEVLEVIQGLAREGMTLLIVTHEMAFARAVADRIVFMDAGRILEQHPPEIFFTNPQTARAQQFLEKFSYVAALPKTTQTKELELP
- a CDS encoding amino acid ABC transporter permease, which encodes MASSGLELLWVSLPQLGRGAAQTLSISFLSIAFSTVGGVLYGVLRTLNSTWLNAILRVYLELFRAIPVLVWLYLLFFGLPIFFGLSIPSFWCAVLVLSLWGASEVGEVVRGALHSLPRGQREAGLSIGLNGPQLYGYVLLPQALKRMTPPTINVYTRIIKTSSLAVLIGVVDVIKVGQQIIERTYESVLIYGALFLFFFFICYPLSAASRVLERRWTQA
- a CDS encoding sigma 54-interacting transcriptional regulator — protein: MSLHETFGQPLLTFPDAEKSPLSIRAKALVFVDPRSRQLRQELEQLAPRSISVLIRGETGSGKELLARHIHRASDRGGLFVSVNCGAISPTYADAELFGYAAGSYSGSASSRAGWFGSANGGTLYLDEIGDLPLPIQIKLLAALENHEVTRVGAHQPSPVDVRLVAATSIDLAQAVAAGKFHERLYHYLSEGQLELPALRERVGDILSLAEYFLGIYSQRLDLPVPLISEAAQQLLEQHSWPGNTRELENVIHFALLVSTGDEILPEHLNLPEAPASLLQIERLIAQVSKNGTTAERSALKDLLESLSRTL
- a CDS encoding transporter substrate-binding domain-containing protein → MKTAKSSLLLLPLFGLALLAGCNKTEEPAKPKVASVSSAPAGYLEKIKARDKLIVGVFTDKPPFGFVDETGRYVGFDTDIGRQFAKDLLGDESKVEFVAVEPASRIPFLQSDKVDLILANMTVTPERKDAVDFTNPNLKVAVQALVPQASSVKTLDDLATRTTIVTTGTTADIWLTKNHPDWKLLKFEKNSESLQALANGRGDAYAQDNLVLFSWAKQNPGYRVLEQKLGAEAPIAPAVKKGNIELRDWVNAELAKLGEEKYLLKLYDQYVRKELSDDTRPESVIVEGGKWQG
- a CDS encoding MetQ/NlpA family ABC transporter substrate-binding protein produces the protein MKKVLLFTALAAALTAGLAQAGEKLVVAATPIPHAEILELIKPTLAKEGVDLEIKVFTDYVQPNVQVDQKRLDANYFQTLPYLKSFNEGKGTNLVTVIGVHVEPFGGYSKKVKTLAELKDGATIAIPNEGSNSGRALILLQKAGLIELKDPKNALATPKDIAKNPHNFKFKELESAMLPRVLDQVDLDMINTNYALDAGLNPAKDALVIEGADSPYVNFLVARPDNKDSVAIQKLAKALTSPEVKAFIDKKYSGAVLPAF